The following proteins come from a genomic window of Triticum aestivum cultivar Chinese Spring chromosome 6A, IWGSC CS RefSeq v2.1, whole genome shotgun sequence:
- the LOC123132524 gene encoding ultraviolet-B receptor UVR8: MHCFHSVVPLHLVESRDSRASSRDPWILSLMDAKAEASGDDAVPEAPEQSVVLISAGANHSVALLSGQMVCSWGRGEDGQLGHGDSEDRPVPTVLTSFDVPRITSVVCGADHTAAYSDDEMQLYSWGWGDFGRLGHGNSSDVFNPQPVVALQGMKIKQIACGDSHCLAVTVTGQVHSWGRNQNGQLGLGNNEDSLLPQKIKAFQGVCVKMIAAGAEHTTAITEDGHLYGWGWGRYGNLGLSDRDDRLVPEKVSSVEGEKMVLVACGWRHSVSVSSSGGLYTYGWSKYGQLGHGDFEDHLVPRKIEALKDVSISQIAGGWRHTMAVASDGKLYGWGWNKFGQVGVGDDVDHCSPVEVNFPDEQKIAQVACGWRHTLALTENKNVFSWGRGASGQLGHGEIIDRNTPKMIDALSLDGTACKQLESSNAVPMTAKVWVPPSKRFAIVPEENVSKPGNGTDKHAPEGDAKRMRV, encoded by the exons ATGCACTGCTTCCATTCCGTAGTTCCACTCCACCTGGTCGAGAGTCGAGACTCGAGAGCGAGTAGCCGAGACCCGTGGATTCTTTCACTCATGGACGCAAAGGCGGAGGCATCCGGCGACGACGCGGTCCCGGAGGCGCCGGAGCAGTCCGTCGTCCTCATCTCCGCCGGCGCCAACCACTCCGTCGCACTGCTCT CGGGCCAGATGGTGTGCTCCTGGGGCCGGGGCGAGGACGGGCAGCTGGGCCACGGAGACTCCGAGGACCGGCCGGTGCCGACGGTACTGACCTCCTTCGACGTGCCACGCATTACGTCCGTCGTCTGCGGTGCCGATCACACCGCCGCCTACTCCGACGACGAGATGCAGCTCTACAGCTGGGGATG GGGAGACTTCGGGAGGCTGGGGCATGGCAACTCCAGCGATGTGTTCAACCCACAGCCGGTCGTGGCCCTGCAGGGGATGAAGATCAAGCAGATCGCCTGCGGtgacagccactgcctcgccgtcaCCGTCACCGGACAAGTGCATAG CTGGGGGCGCAATCAGAACGGCCAACTTGGTCTCGGAAACAATGAAGACTCGCTGCTCCCGCAAAAGATCAAGGCTTTTCAG GGTGTCTGCGTAAAAATGATCGCTGCTGGCGCCGAGCATACTACGGCCATAACTGAAGATGGCCATCTCTACGGATGGGGCTGGGGTCGGTACGGCAACCTAGGTCTCAGCGACCGCGACGACCGATTAGTCCCGGAAAAGGTTTCTTCCGTTGAG GGAGAAAAGATGGTGCTCGTTGCATGTGGGTGGCGCCACTCGGTCAGTGTGTCGTCGTCTGGTGGCCTGTACACGTACGGGTGGAGCAAGTATGGCCAGCTAGGCCATGGTGATTTCGAAGACCATCTGGTTCCACGCAAGATCGAGGCCCTCAAGGACGTTTCCATTTCTCAG ATTGCAGGTGGGTGGAGGCATACAATGGCTGTCGCTTCAGATGGGAAACTCTACGGATGGGGGTGGAACAAG TTTGGCCAAGTTGGTGTTGGAGATGATGTGGATCACTGTTCCCCAGTAGAGGTGAATTTTCCGGATGAACAG AAAATTGCACAGGTTGCCTGCGGATGGAGGCATACTCTTGccctgacagaaaacaagaatGTTTTCTCATGGGGCAGGGGTGCCAGTGGACAGCTTGGTCATGGTGAAATAATCGACAG gaacacacccAAGATGATCGATGCCCTGAGCCTGGACGGGACTGCTTGCAAGCAGCTGGAGTCATCAAACGCTGTTCCAATGACAG CTAAAGTCTGGGTCCCTCCTTCGAAGCGATTCGCCATCGTCCCTGAGGAGAAT GTCAGTAAACCAGGCAATGGAACCGACAAGCACGCGCCTGAAGGCGATGCCAAGAGGATGCGCGTCTGA